One Thioclava electrotropha DNA segment encodes these proteins:
- a CDS encoding SPFH domain-containing protein yields MIAVAVLLILSVFLGVRIVPQSEKHVVERFGRLRAVLGPGINFIVPFLDRVPHKISILERQLPNAMQDAITADNVLVKVETSVFYRITEPEKTVYRIRDVDAAIATTVAGIVRSEIGVIELDEVQSNRARLIEKVREQVAVMVDDWGIEVTRAEILDVNLDEATRAAMLQQLNAERARRAQVTEAEGKKRAVELAAEAQLFQAQKEAEARRISADAEAYATEVVAQAIAKNGLEAAQYQVALKQVDALAQVAKGEGKQTVILPAAALEAFTDAFQLLRKA; encoded by the coding sequence ATGATCGCGGTCGCGGTTCTGCTGATCCTGTCGGTCTTCCTCGGCGTGCGGATCGTGCCGCAATCCGAGAAGCATGTCGTGGAGCGCTTCGGGCGGCTGCGCGCGGTGCTTGGCCCCGGCATCAACTTCATCGTGCCCTTCCTTGACCGGGTGCCGCACAAGATCTCGATCCTCGAACGCCAGCTGCCCAACGCGATGCAGGACGCGATCACCGCCGACAACGTGCTGGTGAAGGTCGAGACCTCGGTCTTCTACCGGATCACCGAACCGGAAAAGACCGTCTACCGCATCCGCGATGTCGATGCCGCGATCGCGACGACGGTGGCGGGGATCGTGCGCTCCGAGATCGGGGTGATCGAGCTCGACGAGGTGCAATCGAACCGCGCCCGCCTGATCGAGAAGGTCCGCGAACAGGTCGCCGTGATGGTCGATGATTGGGGGATCGAGGTAACGCGCGCCGAGATTCTCGACGTCAATCTCGACGAGGCGACCCGCGCAGCGATGCTGCAACAGCTCAATGCAGAACGCGCGCGCCGGGCGCAGGTGACCGAGGCCGAAGGCAAGAAGCGCGCGGTCGAACTCGCCGCCGAAGCGCAGCTATTCCAGGCACAGAAAGAGGCCGAGGCGCGCCGCATCTCTGCCGATGCCGAAGCCTATGCCACGGAAGTGGTCGCGCAGGCGATTGCGAAGAACGGCTTGGAAGCCGCGCAATATCAGGTCGCGCTGAAACAGGTCGACGCGCTGGCTCAGGTGGCCAAGGGCGAAGGCAAGCAGACCGTGATCCTGCCTGCCGCCGCCCTCGAGGCCTTCACCGATGCCTTCCAGCTTCTGAGGAAAGCGTGA
- the pyrF gene encoding orotidine-5'-phosphate decarboxylase encodes MTDMTLPADDRLIVALDVPSAYEGLVLANQLGDSVSFYKIGLGMLTGGGLALASELKQDQGKRIFLDMKLFDIGATVENAVRGLAQFDLDFLTVHGDPYVVKAAKEGAAGTDLKILAVTILTSLDREDLNGALIKDGAISDLVAERAGRAFEAGADGVIASPQEAAMIRALPEAAGKLIVTPGVRPTGADLGDQKRIATPAAAVGAGADHIVVGRPIHRAPDPRAAAEAILKELQG; translated from the coding sequence ATGACCGACATGACCCTGCCCGCCGACGACCGTCTCATCGTCGCCCTCGACGTGCCGAGCGCCTATGAAGGCCTCGTGCTGGCGAACCAGCTGGGCGACTCGGTGTCCTTCTACAAGATCGGTCTGGGAATGCTCACCGGCGGCGGCCTCGCGCTGGCCAGCGAGCTGAAGCAAGATCAGGGCAAACGCATTTTCCTCGACATGAAGCTGTTCGACATCGGCGCGACGGTCGAGAACGCCGTGCGCGGGCTGGCACAGTTCGATCTCGACTTCCTGACCGTGCATGGCGACCCCTATGTGGTGAAGGCCGCCAAGGAAGGCGCGGCGGGCACCGATCTGAAAATCCTCGCCGTGACGATCCTGACCTCGCTCGACCGCGAGGACCTGAACGGTGCGCTCATCAAGGACGGCGCGATCAGCGACCTCGTGGCGGAGCGTGCAGGGCGCGCGTTCGAGGCTGGTGCGGATGGCGTGATCGCCTCGCCGCAGGAAGCCGCGATGATCCGGGCGCTGCCCGAAGCGGCTGGCAAGCTCATCGTGACGCCGGGTGTGCGCCCGACGGGGGCCGATCTTGGCGATCAGAAGCGGATCGCGACCCCGGCGGCGGCCGTGGGCGCAGGTGCCGACCATATCGTCGTCGGTCGCCCGATCCACCGCGCGCCCGATCCGCGGGCTGCGGCGGAAGCGATCCTCAAAGAACTGCAGGGCTGA
- the def gene encoding peptide deformylase: MASRAFIPYDDRRLHRPAEPVETITETVRMIWDDMIETMDAMPGVGLAAPQIGIMMRLAVVDASDKRGQAVRMANPEVLHASVQMRKHEEASPNLPGISAPIERPRAVTVRFLNEDGEMEDRDFVGLWATSVQHQIDHLNGKMYVDHLSPLRRKMLVQKSKKLAKG; this comes from the coding sequence ATGGCTTCGCGCGCCTTCATCCCCTACGACGACCGCCGCCTGCATCGCCCCGCCGAGCCGGTCGAGACGATCACCGAGACCGTTCGGATGATCTGGGACGACATGATCGAGACGATGGATGCGATGCCCGGTGTCGGGCTTGCCGCCCCCCAGATCGGGATCATGATGCGCCTCGCGGTCGTCGATGCATCCGACAAGCGCGGTCAGGCTGTGCGGATGGCGAATCCGGAAGTGCTTCATGCGTCGGTGCAGATGCGCAAGCATGAAGAGGCCTCGCCGAACCTGCCGGGTATCTCCGCCCCGATCGAGCGGCCTCGCGCGGTGACGGTGCGCTTCCTCAATGAAGACGGCGAGATGGAGGACCGCGATTTCGTGGGCCTCTGGGCGACGAGCGTCCAGCACCAGATCGACCACCTCAACGGCAAGATGTATGTCGATCATCTCTCGCCCCTGCGCCGCAAGATGCTGGTGCAGAAGTCGAAGAAACTCGCGAAAGGCTAA
- a CDS encoding flagellar basal body-associated FliL family protein, translated as MSDTHNHERSGLGGIYFVLGAVVVALGIVLWLMMSPGDESASTAPTESDASATSVTIENNDNAAPADSSSADASGDAAASDSGSTDTSGASAEATTQSGGSN; from the coding sequence ATGTCTGACACGCATAATCACGAACGCTCGGGTCTGGGCGGCATCTATTTCGTTCTGGGCGCGGTCGTCGTCGCCCTCGGTATCGTCCTTTGGCTCATGATGTCGCCCGGGGACGAAAGCGCCAGCACTGCGCCCACCGAGAGCGATGCGAGCGCGACCTCGGTCACGATCGAGAACAACGACAACGCGGCCCCGGCGGACTCGTCGAGCGCCGACGCCTCGGGCGATGCGGCGGCCAGCGACAGCGGCAGCACCGACACGAGCGGCGCGTCGGCTGAGGCCACCACGCAAAGCGGCGGCTCGAACTGA
- the def gene encoding peptide deformylase translates to MTLRPILIHPDPRLKKVCEPVPEVNDEIRKLADDMLATMYDAPGIGLAGPQVGVMKRIFVMDCVKDKEAAPEPMVLINPEISWTSEETNVYEEGCLSIPDQYAEVTRPSEVRMKWLGLDGQSHEEQFDALWATCAQHEFDHLNGKLFIDYLGPMKRKMITRKMEKLKRERARAGAAKDPIL, encoded by the coding sequence ATGACGCTACGACCGATCCTGATCCATCCCGATCCGCGCCTGAAAAAGGTCTGCGAGCCGGTGCCCGAAGTTAACGACGAGATCCGCAAGCTCGCCGATGACATGCTCGCGACCATGTATGACGCGCCCGGCATCGGCTTGGCCGGGCCACAGGTCGGCGTGATGAAGCGGATCTTCGTGATGGATTGCGTGAAGGACAAGGAAGCGGCCCCCGAGCCGATGGTCCTGATCAATCCCGAGATCAGCTGGACCTCGGAAGAGACCAATGTCTACGAGGAAGGCTGCCTGTCGATCCCGGATCAATATGCCGAGGTGACGCGCCCCTCCGAGGTGCGGATGAAGTGGCTCGGCCTCGACGGGCAAAGCCATGAGGAGCAGTTCGACGCGCTCTGGGCGACCTGCGCGCAGCACGAGTTCGACCACCTCAACGGCAAGCTGTTCATCGACTATCTCGGTCCGATGAAGCGCAAGATGATCACCCGCAAGATGGAGAAGCTCAAGCGCGAGCGCGCCCGTGCGGGCGCGGCCAAGGATCCGATCCTCTGA
- a CDS encoding lytic murein transglycosylase, producing MRKALLTLTLALSPMFNVGIAHAECGGSWSGFLSGIRSDLQAAGLNAQQANAFLAGARQNQAVLRADRAQGVFRKTFLEFASAVISKNRMVNGAKNAKRYAKTFDRMEQTYGVSRGVLLAFWALETDYGAVQGDFNTRDALLTLAHDCRRPELFRPQVIAAGELFRRGDFDPKRTTGAWAGEIGQVQMLPEDILHNGVDGDGDGHVRLKTSAPDALMSGANMLRDLGWRPNEPWMQEVTVPNDLDWSQTGLTTELPVSEWAARGVRARQGQLARNLRGSILLPMGRKGPAFIVYPNFRVLFEWNKSFVYVTSAAYFATRLEGAPRLDPGAPEPGLSVSQMKRLQEKLVAKGYDVGAVDGILGANTRNAVQTAQEKFGLPADGWPTRALLDRL from the coding sequence ATGCGTAAAGCTCTGCTCACCCTGACCCTCGCTCTCTCGCCCATGTTCAACGTCGGTATTGCCCATGCCGAGTGCGGCGGAAGCTGGTCCGGTTTCCTGTCCGGGATTCGCAGCGATCTGCAGGCGGCTGGATTGAACGCGCAGCAGGCCAATGCGTTCCTCGCCGGTGCGCGGCAGAATCAGGCCGTGTTGCGGGCGGACCGGGCGCAGGGGGTGTTTCGTAAAACCTTTCTCGAATTCGCGAGCGCGGTGATCAGCAAGAACCGGATGGTAAACGGGGCGAAGAACGCCAAGCGTTATGCGAAAACCTTCGATCGGATGGAGCAGACCTACGGCGTCTCGCGCGGGGTGCTGCTGGCCTTCTGGGCGCTCGAGACCGATTACGGCGCGGTGCAGGGCGATTTCAACACGCGCGACGCGCTGCTGACGCTGGCCCATGATTGCCGCCGACCCGAGCTGTTCCGCCCGCAGGTGATTGCCGCGGGCGAGCTGTTCCGGCGCGGCGATTTCGATCCCAAGCGAACCACCGGTGCCTGGGCCGGGGAAATCGGGCAGGTGCAGATGCTGCCCGAGGACATCCTGCACAACGGGGTCGATGGCGATGGCGACGGGCATGTGCGCCTGAAGACCTCGGCGCCCGATGCGCTGATGTCGGGGGCCAACATGCTGCGCGATTTGGGGTGGCGCCCGAACGAGCCGTGGATGCAGGAAGTGACTGTGCCCAACGATCTCGATTGGTCCCAGACCGGGCTCACCACCGAATTGCCGGTTTCCGAATGGGCGGCGCGCGGCGTGCGTGCGCGACAGGGGCAGCTTGCGCGCAACCTGCGCGGGTCGATCCTTTTGCCGATGGGGCGCAAGGGGCCAGCCTTTATCGTCTATCCGAATTTCCGTGTGCTGTTCGAATGGAACAAGAGCTTCGTCTACGTCACCAGCGCCGCCTATTTCGCGACGCGCCTCGAAGGGGCGCCGCGCCTTGATCCCGGTGCGCCCGAACCGGGGCTGAGCGTGTCGCAGATGAAGCGGTTGCAGGAGAAGCTGGTCGCGAAGGGCTATGACGTGGGTGCGGTCGACGGCATCCTCGGCGCCAACACCCGCAACGCGGTCCAGACGGCGCAAGAGAAGTTCGGACTGCCCGCGGATGGATGGCCGACACGCGCCTTGCTCGATCGGTTGTGA
- a CDS encoding HlyD family type I secretion periplasmic adaptor subunit: protein MSDACIHSGQGGTCCTPSQHGVPISFGLAAIVALFIGSALWLTVTRLAGSIQASGRIEVDSSRHVIEHPSGGTIEQIYVKSGDHVTRGQVLMRLASDDIRTELAIVEASDFALQAQRARLQAERDGANTVPYPRQLLEAAKLRADVADLVEGQNSLFEARKQSFAQQRAEMARQLQQIRAQRDGLDAQVTALEREERLIEKELALRERLKDRGLATSAQILGLTREQVSLERQLGALSAQKTQLTVQSGGVVLTASRLQWQRREEIESQLESSNARAIELSARTTHLRHELARRTLRAPVSGTVHDVRLRGAHAVLRPAEMAMAIVETGRPLIINAQVDPTNIDGVAAGQTAILRFPGLSRRISSDVTGTITRISPDTLTDPATGKSYFEVRITFDMDELDAEERRLLVPGMPAEVFLQTAPVSPIRYLLSPFLDFFALGGAAG, encoded by the coding sequence GTGAGCGACGCCTGCATCCATTCCGGGCAAGGGGGCACCTGCTGCACCCCTTCGCAACATGGCGTCCCGATCAGCTTCGGCCTCGCGGCGATCGTAGCCCTCTTCATCGGATCCGCCCTTTGGCTCACCGTCACGCGGCTCGCCGGATCCATCCAGGCCTCAGGGCGGATCGAAGTCGACAGCTCCCGCCATGTGATCGAGCATCCGAGCGGCGGGACCATCGAACAGATCTATGTCAAAAGCGGCGATCACGTCACCCGCGGCCAAGTGCTGATGCGCCTTGCCTCGGACGACATCCGGACCGAGCTGGCCATCGTCGAAGCCTCGGATTTTGCCCTGCAGGCCCAGCGCGCGCGGCTGCAAGCCGAACGGGACGGTGCGAACACGGTCCCTTACCCGAGGCAGCTTTTGGAGGCGGCCAAGCTCCGCGCGGATGTCGCCGATCTGGTCGAGGGGCAGAATTCCCTGTTCGAAGCCCGCAAACAGTCCTTCGCTCAGCAACGCGCCGAAATGGCGCGGCAGCTGCAGCAAATCCGCGCGCAGCGCGACGGGCTCGATGCACAGGTCACAGCGCTGGAACGCGAAGAGCGGTTGATCGAAAAAGAACTCGCCCTCCGCGAACGGCTGAAGGATCGCGGCCTCGCCACATCGGCGCAAATACTCGGCCTCACCCGCGAGCAGGTCTCGCTGGAGCGACAACTCGGCGCGTTAAGCGCCCAGAAAACGCAGCTCACGGTGCAAAGCGGCGGCGTGGTGCTCACCGCGTCGCGGCTGCAATGGCAACGCCGGGAGGAAATCGAGTCACAACTCGAATCCAGCAACGCCCGCGCCATCGAGCTCTCTGCGCGCACCACACATCTGCGCCACGAATTGGCGCGGCGCACCCTACGCGCGCCAGTCAGCGGCACGGTGCACGATGTGCGCCTGCGCGGCGCGCATGCGGTGCTGCGCCCGGCAGAGATGGCGATGGCAATCGTAGAGACCGGGCGGCCACTCATCATAAATGCGCAGGTCGATCCGACCAATATCGACGGGGTGGCGGCAGGCCAAACTGCGATCCTCCGCTTTCCGGGACTGTCGCGGCGAATCTCGAGTGACGTGACAGGCACTATCACGCGTATTTCCCCGGACACACTGACCGATCCGGCGACCGGGAAAAGCTATTTCGAAGTGCGGATCACCTTCGATATGGACGAGCTCGACGCGGAAGAACGCAGGCTGCTCGTGCCCGGCATGCCCGCCGAGGTCTTCCTGCAGACCGCACCGGTCTCTCCGATCCGCTACCTGCTAAGCCCGTTCCTCGATTTCTTCGCACTTGGCGGCGCAGCGGGGTGA
- the fmt gene encoding methionyl-tRNA formyltransferase, whose protein sequence is MRVIFMGTPEFSVPVLEALAGAHEVVAVYSQPPRPAGRGKKERPSPVHAKAEELGIEVRTPRNFKAPEDREAFAALNADIAVVVAYGLILPQAILDAPAKGCLNIHASLLPRWRGAAPIHRAIMAGDSQTGICIMQMEAGLDTGPVLLREATEIGATETTGELHDRLSAMGARLILDALSEIDSLILQPQPEDGVTYAAKIDKAEAQVDWTRPADEVIRHINGLSPFPGAWTEIGGERIKLLRAAPAEGSGAPGEILDGFTIACGTGALEILTAQRPGKRPMSGADVLRGLRLPARLG, encoded by the coding sequence ATGCGCGTCATCTTCATGGGAACGCCGGAGTTCTCCGTCCCCGTTCTGGAGGCGCTGGCCGGCGCGCATGAGGTTGTCGCCGTCTATAGCCAGCCGCCCCGCCCCGCCGGTCGCGGCAAGAAAGAGCGCCCCTCGCCGGTCCATGCCAAGGCTGAGGAACTGGGGATCGAGGTGCGCACTCCGCGGAATTTCAAAGCCCCCGAGGATCGCGAGGCCTTCGCCGCGCTGAATGCCGATATCGCGGTCGTGGTCGCCTACGGGCTGATCCTGCCGCAGGCGATCTTGGATGCGCCCGCGAAGGGCTGCCTGAATATCCACGCCTCGCTTCTGCCGCGCTGGCGCGGGGCGGCCCCGATCCACCGGGCGATCATGGCGGGCGACAGCCAGACGGGCATCTGCATCATGCAAATGGAGGCCGGGCTCGATACCGGGCCGGTCCTGCTGCGCGAAGCGACCGAGATCGGCGCGACCGAGACCACCGGCGAATTGCATGACCGGCTGAGCGCGATGGGCGCGCGGCTGATCCTCGACGCGCTGTCCGAGATCGACTCGCTGATCCTTCAACCGCAGCCCGAGGATGGCGTCACCTATGCCGCGAAGATCGACAAGGCGGAGGCGCAGGTCGATTGGACGCGCCCGGCCGATGAGGTGATCCGGCATATCAACGGGCTCTCCCCCTTCCCGGGCGCCTGGACCGAAATCGGGGGCGAACGGATCAAGCTGCTGCGCGCCGCCCCGGCAGAGGGAAGCGGCGCACCGGGCGAGATCCTCGACGGGTTTACCATCGCCTGCGGCACGGGCGCGCTGGAGATCCTGACCGCGCAACGCCCGGGCAAGCGCCCGATGTCTGGCGCCGACGTGTTGCGTGGCCTGCGCCTGCCTGCACGCCTAGGCTGA
- the clpB gene encoding ATP-dependent chaperone ClpB: protein MNMEKFTERSRGFLQAAQTIAMREGHQRVVPEHLLKALMDDDQGLSANLIKRAGGEPARVLEAVDLAVSKLPKVSGGDGQVYVEQSLVRVLDEAEKIAKKAGDSFVPVERVLMALAMVNTRAKDALDAGAVTAQKLNAAINDLRKGRTADSASAEEGYEALKKYARDLTEAAEQGKIDPIIGRDDEIRRTMQVLSRRTKNNPVLIGEPGVGKTAIAEGLALRIIDGDVPESLRDKRLLALDMGALIAGAKYRGEFEERLKAILKEIEAAAGEIILFIDEMHTLVGAGKSDGAMDAANLIKPALARGELHCVGATTLDEYRKYVEKDAALARRFQPVMVEEPTVEDTISILRGIKEKYELHHGVKISDSALVSAATLSHRYITDRFLPDKAIDLVDEAASRLRMEVDSKPEELDALDRQILQMQIEAEALKKEDDTASKDRLEKLEKELADLQDRASEMTAKWQAERDKLESGRNLKEQLDKARAELDQAKREGNLARAGELSYGIIPSLEKQLAAADEAEGEELMVEESVRPEQIAEVVERWTGIPTSKMLEGEREKLLKMEDELHKRVVGQDAAITAVSNAVRRARAGLNDENRPLGSFLFLGPTGVGKTELTKAVANYLFDDDQAMVRIDMSEFMEKHSVARLIGAPPGYVGYDEGGVLTEAVRRRPYQVVLFDEVEKAHPDVFNVLLQVLDDGVLTDGQGRTVDFKQTLIVLTSNLGSQALSQLPEGTDAGEAKRQVMDAVRAHFRPEFLNRLDEMVIFDRLNRENMDGIVEIQLKRLEKRLAQRKITLELDDSAHKWLADAGYDPVYGARPLKRVIQRSLQDPLAEAILGGEIMDGATVEVTAGPNGLIVGGHSAPLGGTKPADGVPLH, encoded by the coding sequence ATGAACATGGAGAAGTTCACGGAGCGGTCTCGCGGTTTCCTTCAGGCCGCGCAGACGATCGCGATGCGCGAGGGTCATCAACGTGTGGTGCCCGAGCATCTTCTGAAGGCTTTGATGGATGACGATCAGGGGCTGTCCGCCAATCTGATCAAGCGCGCCGGCGGCGAGCCTGCCCGCGTGCTCGAAGCCGTCGATCTGGCGGTGTCGAAACTGCCGAAAGTGTCGGGCGGCGACGGGCAGGTCTATGTCGAGCAGAGCCTTGTGCGCGTGCTCGACGAGGCCGAGAAGATCGCCAAGAAAGCGGGCGACAGCTTCGTCCCGGTTGAACGTGTGCTGATGGCTCTGGCCATGGTGAACACGCGCGCCAAGGATGCGCTCGATGCGGGCGCTGTAACGGCGCAGAAACTCAACGCCGCGATCAACGATCTGCGCAAGGGCCGCACGGCGGATTCGGCCTCGGCCGAAGAGGGCTATGAGGCGCTCAAGAAATACGCGCGCGATCTGACCGAAGCTGCCGAGCAAGGCAAGATCGACCCGATCATCGGCCGTGATGACGAGATTCGGCGCACCATGCAGGTGCTGAGCCGTCGGACCAAGAACAACCCGGTTCTGATCGGTGAACCCGGCGTGGGTAAGACCGCGATCGCGGAAGGCCTTGCGCTGCGCATCATCGACGGGGACGTGCCGGAATCGCTGCGCGACAAGCGGCTCCTCGCGCTCGACATGGGCGCGCTGATCGCGGGTGCGAAATATCGCGGTGAATTCGAAGAGCGTCTGAAAGCGATCCTCAAGGAAATCGAGGCCGCTGCGGGTGAGATCATCCTTTTCATCGACGAGATGCACACGCTCGTGGGTGCTGGGAAATCCGATGGCGCGATGGATGCGGCGAACCTGATCAAACCGGCGCTGGCCCGTGGTGAGCTGCACTGCGTGGGGGCGACGACGCTTGATGAATACCGCAAGTATGTCGAGAAGGACGCGGCTCTGGCCCGGCGTTTCCAGCCCGTGATGGTGGAAGAGCCGACGGTCGAGGACACGATCTCGATCCTGCGCGGGATCAAGGAGAAATACGAACTCCACCACGGGGTGAAAATCTCCGACTCGGCGCTGGTCTCGGCTGCGACGCTCTCGCATCGCTACATCACCGACCGCTTCCTGCCCGACAAGGCGATCGACCTCGTGGACGAGGCCGCCTCGCGTCTGCGCATGGAAGTGGACAGCAAGCCCGAGGAGCTCGACGCGCTCGACCGTCAGATCCTGCAGATGCAGATCGAAGCGGAAGCTCTGAAGAAAGAGGACGACACCGCGTCGAAGGACCGTCTCGAGAAGCTCGAGAAGGAACTGGCCGATCTGCAGGATCGCGCTTCGGAAATGACTGCCAAGTGGCAGGCCGAGCGGGACAAGCTGGAGTCGGGGCGCAACCTCAAGGAGCAACTCGACAAGGCCCGGGCCGAGCTCGATCAAGCCAAGCGCGAAGGCAATCTCGCCCGCGCCGGTGAGCTGAGCTACGGCATCATCCCGAGCCTCGAGAAGCAGCTCGCCGCAGCCGATGAGGCCGAGGGCGAAGAGCTGATGGTCGAGGAATCGGTGCGTCCCGAGCAGATCGCCGAAGTGGTCGAACGCTGGACTGGCATTCCGACCTCCAAGATGCTGGAAGGCGAGCGCGAGAAGCTGCTGAAGATGGAAGACGAGCTGCACAAGCGCGTCGTCGGTCAGGATGCAGCGATCACCGCCGTGTCGAACGCGGTGCGCCGTGCGCGAGCGGGGCTGAACGACGAGAACCGCCCGCTGGGCTCGTTCCTCTTCCTCGGCCCGACCGGTGTGGGTAAGACCGAGCTGACCAAGGCCGTCGCGAATTACCTGTTCGACGACGATCAGGCGATGGTGCGGATCGACATGTCCGAGTTCATGGAGAAACACTCCGTGGCGCGGCTGATCGGTGCCCCTCCTGGCTATGTCGGCTATGACGAGGGTGGCGTTCTGACCGAAGCGGTCCGGCGGCGTCCCTATCAGGTCGTGCTGTTCGACGAGGTCGAGAAGGCGCACCCGGACGTGTTCAACGTGCTGCTGCAGGTGCTCGACGATGGTGTGCTGACCGATGGTCAGGGCCGCACGGTCGACTTCAAGCAGACGCTGATCGTGCTGACCTCGAACCTAGGCTCTCAGGCGCTCAGCCAGCTGCCGGAAGGCACGGATGCGGGCGAGGCCAAGCGTCAGGTGATGGATGCGGTGCGGGCGCATTTCCGCCCCGAATTCCTGAACCGTCTCGACGAGATGGTGATCTTCGATCGCCTGAACCGCGAGAACATGGACGGGATCGTGGAGATCCAGCTCAAGCGGCTGGAGAAACGTCTGGCACAGCGCAAGATCACGCTGGAGCTGGACGACTCGGCCCACAAGTGGCTCGCCGATGCGGGCTACGACCCGGTCTATGGCGCACGTCCGCTGAAGCGGGTGATCCAGCGTTCGCTGCAGGACCCGCTGGCCGAGGCGATCCTTGGCGGCGAGATCATGGATGGTGCGACGGTCGAAGTCACCGCGGGCCCGAACGGCCTGATCGTGGGCGGCCACAGCGCGCCTTTGGGGGGCACGAAGCCTGCCGACGGCGTGCCGCTGCACTAA
- a CDS encoding MalY/PatB family protein, translating into MSKPDFDEIIDRVGTHSQKWDGMENYYGVSPEDGIAMWVADMDFRPPTCVQRALEDMVAQGIYGYWGGEDEYRAAIQWWMRERHGWEIEPDWIFTTHGLVNGTALCVDTYTDPGDAVVLMTPVYHAFARVIRAAGREVRECPLKLVDGRYEMDFEAWDGLMTGAEKMLVLCSPHNPGGRVWTRAELEATAAFAKRHGLVLVSDEIHHDIVMPGETHIPMAQAAPDLPLVMMTATTKTFNIAGTHTGNVIISDPDLRARFATRMSALGISPNSFGIAMATAAYSPEGAAWVDELNAYLDENRRIFDQGIAEIPGLHSMPLEATYLAWVDFSGTGMEPEEYKSRVLKDAKIAVNFGATFGAGGEKFLRFNLATPRARVREAVDRLQAAFSDLQ; encoded by the coding sequence ATGAGCAAACCCGACTTCGACGAAATCATCGACCGCGTAGGCACCCATTCGCAGAAATGGGACGGGATGGAAAACTATTACGGGGTTTCGCCGGAAGACGGGATCGCGATGTGGGTCGCGGACATGGATTTCCGCCCGCCCACCTGCGTGCAGCGCGCGCTCGAGGATATGGTCGCGCAGGGTATCTATGGGTACTGGGGCGGCGAGGACGAGTATCGCGCCGCGATCCAGTGGTGGATGCGCGAGCGGCACGGCTGGGAGATCGAGCCGGACTGGATCTTCACGACCCACGGTCTGGTCAACGGCACGGCGCTCTGCGTCGACACCTATACCGATCCGGGCGATGCGGTCGTTCTGATGACGCCGGTCTACCATGCGTTTGCGCGGGTCATCCGTGCGGCCGGGCGCGAGGTGCGCGAATGCCCTCTGAAACTGGTCGATGGCCGCTACGAGATGGATTTCGAGGCTTGGGACGGGCTGATGACGGGGGCCGAGAAGATGCTCGTCCTCTGCTCGCCGCATAATCCCGGCGGGCGCGTCTGGACCCGCGCGGAGCTGGAAGCCACGGCGGCGTTCGCGAAGCGCCACGGGCTGGTGCTGGTCTCGGACGAGATCCACCATGACATTGTGATGCCGGGTGAAACCCATATCCCGATGGCGCAAGCCGCGCCCGATCTGCCGCTGGTGATGATGACGGCCACGACCAAGACTTTCAACATCGCGGGCACGCATACGGGCAACGTCATCATCTCGGACCCGGATCTGCGCGCCCGATTCGCAACGCGGATGTCGGCCTTGGGTATCTCGCCCAACAGTTTCGGCATCGCGATGGCGACGGCGGCCTACAGCCCCGAAGGGGCGGCGTGGGTCGATGAGTTGAACGCCTATCTCGATGAGAACCGGCGGATTTTCGACCAGGGGATCGCCGAGATCCCGGGGCTGCATTCGATGCCGCTCGAAGCGACCTATCTCGCTTGGGTCGATTTCTCCGGCACCGGAATGGAGCCCGAGGAATACAAGTCGCGTGTTCTGAAGGACGCGAAGATCGCGGTGAATTTCGGGGCGACTTTCGGCGCGGGGGGAGAGAAATTCCTGCGCTTCAACCTCGCCACGCCGCGGGCGCGGGTGCGCGAAGCGGTCGATCGCCTGCAGGCCGCCTTCTCCGATCTGCAATGA
- a CDS encoding NfeD family protein, with amino-acid sequence MDLWQLPWVWVLAGLVLGGAEMIIPGFIFLGFSIGAVITGGLIWIGIVGKSVPITLITFAVLSIIAWLALRKLMGVRRGQVKQWHDDINEN; translated from the coding sequence ATGGACCTCTGGCAACTTCCGTGGGTCTGGGTTCTGGCCGGTCTGGTGCTGGGCGGAGCCGAGATGATCATCCCCGGCTTCATCTTCCTCGGCTTCTCGATCGGGGCGGTGATCACCGGCGGGCTGATCTGGATCGGCATCGTCGGAAAGTCGGTGCCGATCACGCTGATCACCTTCGCGGTTCTGTCGATCATCGCATGGCTCGCGCTGCGCAAACTGATGGGCGTGCGACGCGGTCAGGTGAAGCAATGGCATGACGATATCAACGAGAACTGA